The sequence below is a genomic window from Desulfomicrobium macestii.
ACCCGCTCACGGGCGCGCAGGCCCATGCTGCGGGCCAGCAGATCCTCCGAACCCAGCCGCCGGGCCCAGGCGGCAAGCTCCGCGCCATCGCGATACACGGCCACCTCCTCGTCCGGGACGAACAGTTCCTCAAGGCCGGGCGTCGCCGGATTGATCAGGGCGCATCCGCAGGAAGCCGCTTCGAACAGGCGGAAATTGATCTCCCCGAAAATGGATTCGTTAGGCACGATCCGGCTGCGGTCATAAAAATCGAGCATGGACGCAAAGCCCAAATCCGCCCGCGCCTCAAGCGGCCCCAACTCCTTGAGCCAGTCCAGAAACCATCCCCGGACCGGCCTCTCCGGGGTGACCCGGCCTACAAACCCCAACCCCCTGCGCCGCTCGTCCCAGGGCGCAAGGGCGCGCTGCGATCCATACCAGGGCAGCCACAGGGTCCGGGCCGTGCCCCGCTCCCGGAACCAGGCCTGCCAATGCTTCTGGGTTGTGCAGAAGAGGTCGAAAAGGCGGGCGTAATACTGATGCCAGAAACTGTTCAAATGCGTGTCTATGGACCAGAAAACCTTGGGGCAGGAAAAAGCGTCGAGATCGACGACGAGGGTCCGGGGGCCAAGGGCTTCCTGCTGGATCAAGAGGTCGGGAACAAAATCCCCCAGAAGCGGGGCAAGGCGCACGATGCCCGCCCCCGGACGCAGGTCCTTCACGGTGTGTCCGAGGTCGGCCAGAGCCGTGCCCAGGCTCGAATCCAGACAGACAATGTTCATGATCCGCCTGCCAGCCGCTCCGCGCTTTCGAAAAGAGCGGCAAAGGCGGGAGTCTGCCGCAATGCGGACCATTCCGTGGCGGCCACGAGCCGTCCCTGGTCGAGGATGAGTCCGTGGGTCAGCAGCTCGTCCATGTACTCCGGAGAGTGGGTGGCCAGCACCAGGGTGCGCCCCTGGTCGGCCCAGTGCCGAAGCAGTTCGACCATGCGCGCCTGCCAGGAGGCGTCGAGGCCGGAAAAAGGTTCGTCCAGGACCAAGAGTTCCGGACCATGCACAACGGCGCGACCCAGCATGACCTGCCGCGCCTGACCGTAGGAAAGCGAACCCAGTGGCCGGTCCAGCCAGTCCTCCATGCCCCAGGCCCGGGCCAGCTCCCGCGTCTGGCTGACTTGCGTCTCGGAAAGGCCGCGATGCACGCCCAATCCGTCGCACCGGCCCGAAAGCAGCACGTCGCGGCAGGTGGCTTTGGGCTCGATGCGCTCCCCGATCCAGGGAGCCAGAATGCCTATGCGGCCCCGGATCTGCGCCATGCGCGTGAGCCCCGAACGTCCGAACCACCTCGCCTCGCCTCCCGGCCAGGGCCGTCGATATCCGGTGACAAGCTGCAGCAGAGTCGATTTGCCCCCGCCATTGTGCCCGAGCACGCCCCAGCATTCACCGCTGTTGACCGTCCAGCTCAGGTTGTCCACGGCAGCGCGGCCTTCCATGACCACGGTGCAGGATTCAAGCTCGACCACGGCACCCGAGCGGGCCGAGGCGGCCTGCCCCTGGGGCAGTTCCAGGGTGCCGGGTCGTACCTGCGCTGGTCGATCCACCAGACGTCCGTGCTCAAGATATATCCGTCCCCGGACCTCTTCGGGCACCGGCAGCAGGCCGTGACCACTGACCAGGAGGCGGGTGCGGCCCGTGGCCGCGATGCGGTTCAGCGCGTCGAGCAGCTTCAGCTGCCCTTGCCGGTCCAGCCCCTGGGTCAGTTCATCGACAGCGAGCAGTTTTGGAGAGGCGATGAGCGCCCGGGCCAGAAGCGCGCGTTTGGCCTGACCCGTGGATACCGCCCGCATGGGACGATCCAGGACCAGCCCCAAACCCATTTCAAGACCCAGGGCGCGCGCCTTTTCGCGTTCGGCCTCGGCAGGTTCGTGATAGAGAAAGGGGGTGTTGTGCAGCCCGGCGCAGATGATTTCCCAGACCGGCACGCGCAGGTCGTGGCGCAGGTACCAATCCGCCATGGAAGGCGTGACCAGGCGCACATGCGGACGCACGCCGATGGGCGACGACGATTCTTCCCCGAAAAGGCGGTAGATGCGCTGGCCGGAGCTTCGCTGCGAAGGCCACAGCTCGCCGACCAGCAGGCGCAGCAAGGTAGTCTTGCCCGCCCCGTTGTCGCCGAGAACGGCGAAATGTTCACGACCACCAAGGGTCAGGTTCAGGTCGTGCAGGATGCGGGCTGTGCCCAAATCCACATCGACGTGCCGAAGATGAATCTCAAGACTGTCCATGCTTCCTCTGGCTGCGGGCAAGTTGACCGGGAGTGGGCCCCGGACCGGAGGACAGTACTAGCGTTGCAGCAGCTCCATGTCGATAGTCAGATCAATGGTTTCGCCCATGACACCCATCCGGGTCCATTCCTCGGAGCCCACGTGGAAATCCAGGCGGTTTATGGAAAACGCGGCATGCAGGCCGAGCACCCTGGTGCCGGGCATCTTGTCCGTGAAGGGATGAGGTGCGATGCCGAGCACCCGCAGCGGAACCCTGACCTCGGCGGTCACGTCGCGGATGGTCAGGTCTCCGGTGACGGCGAGGACGCCGCCTTCTTCGAGGACCACTTTTCTGGAAGCGAAAATCATCCGGGGCGACTTTTCCACGTCCAGAAAATCCGGGCTGCGCAGATGATCGTCACGAGCGGGTACGCCGGTATGAACGCTTGAACTGTCGATCAAAAAATAGAACTGGCTTTTCTCGGGCGCGGCTGCATCATACTCGACCTGGCCGGAAAACCGACTGAAGACGCCGGGCACATAGCCCACGATATGACGAATCCGGAAACCCACGGAAGAATGCTCCATATCGATATCCCATTGCCCGGGAGCCTTTTCGGCCGCCAGGAGCACTCCGGGCCCCAAAATGCAAAAACCAGTGAATAAAACCATCTTCAAAAAAAATCGCATCAAAAAAATCTCCGCTAAGGTTGCGACAGGCCGGTTTCCGACATCGGAAAAAAGCCCGCCCCGGCCGCCTGGCTCCTTCGAACCACGTCGATCTGGAAAGCTCTCAAGGCCGGATTTGTCAGGCCCCCCTATCAGGGACGAACCTTTTGCGCCATACTTGAGCGTATGACAATTTTTCCTATTGACAGCCGATGGCGAATGTATCAAAAGGCGGCTTCGCGTTGTGGGGCTGTAGCTCAGCTGGGAGAGCGCTTGAATGGCATTCAAGAGGTCCGCGGTTCGATCCCGCGTAGCTCCACCACTTAAACGCTTAAAAAACATTACGTTTACTTGAATGCCGCAAACAACGAAGCTGTCAGAAATGACGGCTTTTTTGTTTTGGCTTCCGCTGATCCTCCCAGCGGGTCAAAACTATATGGTACGCCAAGAGGTGACGCACGGTTTGCTTTTTTTTGTAAGAAAAATGTATTGGCGAGTCCGAGCGTGACACATCTTGCCGTATTCACATGTTGTTTTGTAAGCACGCAACCCGCATGCGCCAAC
It includes:
- a CDS encoding ATP-binding cassette domain-containing protein; translated protein: MDSLEIHLRHVDVDLGTARILHDLNLTLGGREHFAVLGDNGAGKTTLLRLLVGELWPSQRSSGQRIYRLFGEESSSPIGVRPHVRLVTPSMADWYLRHDLRVPVWEIICAGLHNTPFLYHEPAEAEREKARALGLEMGLGLVLDRPMRAVSTGQAKRALLARALIASPKLLAVDELTQGLDRQGQLKLLDALNRIAATGRTRLLVSGHGLLPVPEEVRGRIYLEHGRLVDRPAQVRPGTLELPQGQAASARSGAVVELESCTVVMEGRAAVDNLSWTVNSGECWGVLGHNGGGKSTLLQLVTGYRRPWPGGEARWFGRSGLTRMAQIRGRIGILAPWIGERIEPKATCRDVLLSGRCDGLGVHRGLSETQVSQTRELARAWGMEDWLDRPLGSLSYGQARQVMLGRAVVHGPELLVLDEPFSGLDASWQARMVELLRHWADQGRTLVLATHSPEYMDELLTHGLILDQGRLVAATEWSALRQTPAFAALFESAERLAGGS
- a CDS encoding YceI family protein, with amino-acid sequence MEHSSVGFRIRHIVGYVPGVFSRFSGQVEYDAAAPEKSQFYFLIDSSSVHTGVPARDDHLRSPDFLDVEKSPRMIFASRKVVLEEGGVLAVTGDLTIRDVTAEVRVPLRVLGIAPHPFTDKMPGTRVLGLHAAFSINRLDFHVGSEEWTRMGVMGETIDLTIDMELLQR